The Anaerohalosphaeraceae bacterium nucleotide sequence TTCATCGGCCAGCTGATATTCCAGCCGCCGGTGCGGATAGTGCGCCAGTCGGACCGTATTGACCCCCAGGTCCATCATCGCCTTCCATTCCCACCGCAGCTGCTCATCCGTCATCGCATTCCAGGTGTGCTCATCCTGATGATGTTTGCAGACGCCGCGAACCAGCAGTTCTTTTCCATTCAGCAGAAACCGTCCGTCTTTGAATTCAATCGTGCGAATGCCCGTCCGCTCCGTAATCCGGTCTGCGACCCGTTTGTCCGCCAGAACGGTGGTGTGCACGGTGTAGAGGTTCGGTTTGCCGATATCCCAGCGTTTCGGAGACGGAATGTCTGCTTGAGCGTCCGCTTTTTGAATGGATTGCGGCGGCAGCGTCAGAGCCGTTTCCGTCTGAGCGCAGGGCTTTCCGTCCGGGTCCAGAATCTGATGACGTACGGTGACGGTCACCGGTTTGTCTAGAGTATTCCGCAGAACCGTTTGAGCCTGCAGGACGGCCTTGCGGTCGGTAATGTCCCGGGGAGTCAGATAGACCCCGCAGGAGCCCATCTCCGGATAGATATGCACCGGGCTGGTTTCGATCACCCAGGCCGGGCGGTACAGTCCGCCGTCGGTATAGTACAGGTTGGAATGTGACAGACAGTTGGCGGCTTCCGCCAGCCGGTTGTTTACGCGAAGGAGCAGCTCATTGGACTGTCCGAATTTCAGCCCGTCCGTCAGGTCAAAGGCCGCCGCCGTAAAGCCGCCGCGATGCCGCCCGGTCCATGTGCCGTTCACCCAGACATCCGTCACGGAAGCGGCGCCTTCCAGATACAGGTAATACCGTCTGCCGGCGCTGCTTTTGGGAAGGCGGAGCGTGCATCGGTACCAGCCGGAGGCGTGTTCATCCAGTCCGGACAGGCGAAAGCCGTGCGGAAGGGTGACGGATTCCCACGCCGCATCGGCGGGAAAGACCGGCTCGGCTCCCTCCGGCGTTTTGTCCTCACAAAATTCCCATTGCATCAGAGCGGTTGTTTTTCGCGGCTGCACGGAAAGCGAGGAGCAGCCGGCGGCCAGAAGTGTCAGACCCCAAAGAACGCTGCCGAGAAGGATTTTTTTCATGGCATTCCTCATTTTTGAACGGTTTTTCACTTTCAGACAAATTCAGACAGACGGCCTGCCTCTTGGGCCTCCGACGGGGGCCGAAACGAGACGCCTCTGCTGTTTAAGATGTAAGGAACTCGGGAAATCCGGTATTCCTACAGGAAGATTTTTTATTTTTTTCTTCGACCGGCGTTTGTCAGGGCACAATCGGCTCAATCAGGAAGCTGTATCCATACTCTTTGTCCTTGGCCGGCAGGGTATATTGCGCGTGGGGTTGGGCTCCCCAGCTGTCATCGCCGCCGACGCCCATCTGTTTGTAGTCGATATTGACGGTCAGGAAATCCCGGTCCGGCAGTTCATGCGGATGTTTGGCATTTTCGAGGTCCTCCATCGACCAGGGCCATGCGCTGACATACAGAAGCGGCAGACCGGTGATTTTCAGACCGTGTCCGTTTCTGTCCGTCAGGGTCATCCACCGCACGTCGGTTTTGTTGCCGTATTCCTGCGGACGGATATACATATGTTTGGGGTCCGTCACAATCTCTTCATAAATCCCCACAGCCGCTCCGGTCAGCCGGTCCCAGTAGCTTTCGTGCGGACCGCGTCCGTACCAGCGGAGCAGAGCGAACCGGTTGGGGATTTTCATCTGCATGCCGAAGCGGGGCATTTCCGGCAGGTCGCCTTTGCCCGCAAAATGGTTTTCGACGAGGATTTCGCCGCCGGAGTAAACCAGATAACGCAGGTCCAGTTTGGAATTTCCGGCTTTCAAGGTCAGAGCGAACCGCACCTGAATCTGTCCGTCGCGGAGGGTTTCCACTTCGACGGAATCCACTTTGGGGTCCTGAGCGGCTGTCTTCCAGACCCGAAGCCGCCGCGGCATTCTATTGCCGTTGTCGTTATCCGTCGGCACCCGCCAGAAATTCGGCACCAGGGGCTCTGTGAGCATTTCCTGGTCTTTGATTTTGTAGGAGACCAGGGCTCCGAGGGATTTGCTGAACACGGCGGTGAAAGTGTCGCCCTGAACACGGACAACTTCCTGCGTTTCCGTCACGGCCGGGGCCTTCCGCTGCGGGTTGGGCTGCGGCAGCGGAGCGGGGTTCTCCCGTTTTCTCAGCTCCATCTGTTCCCAGGCCAGCAGATGCCCGCGCTTGGCCCAGGGCTGGTCGTCAGCCAGACGGAAGGAGACGGTCAGGTGATATTCGCAGAACGGGCTCCATTTGTAGCTGGGCAGCGGGATAAAGAGCTGTTTGCGTCTGCCGGGGGGAATATCCTGCCGTCCGAGACTGCCGCGGGCGATCACGGCGCCGTTTTCCGTCAGTTCCCAGTCGGCCTCCAGCAGGTCTTTCAGGTTGGTAAACACATACTTGTTCTCGATTTCCACCAGTCCTCTGTTTAAATCAATCGGCTGGACCGCTACATTCTGATAGACCTTTTTGACCTCATACAGATGCGGATTGGGTTTGCGGTCAGGCTGAACCAGACCGTTGCAGCAGAAATTGCCGTCATTGGGCTGGTCGCCGAAGTCGCCCCCATAAGCCCAGAATAGACGGCCCGTGGCGGGGTCTTTTTTCCGCAGCCCCTGGTCCACCCAGTCCCAGATAAACCCGCCCTGAAGGGCCCTGTATTTTTCGATGACGACCCAGTAGTCGGCCAGATTGCCGCAGCTGTTGCCCATGGCGTGCGAATACTCGCACAGAATCAGGGGGCGGTAAATATCCTTCCGCTTGGCGTAGGCCTCAATCTGATGAATCCGGGCGTACATCGGGCAGACAATATCCGTCAGGGGACGCTCCCGCGCCGGCTCGTACTGGACCGGACGGCTCGGGTCGCGCCGGCGAATCCAGTCGCTGGTGGCCTCAAAGTTCGCCCCGTCTCCCGCCTCGTTGCCCAGCGACCAGATGATGATGCAGGGATGATTTTTATCCCGCTCCACCATGTTCTTGGTGCGGTCCAGGTGGGCTTCCTTCCACATCGGGTCATTGCCGAGCGAATCAAACAGATTCGAATAGTTCATCAGGGCGTGGGATTCAATGTTGGCTTCATCGACGACATACAGACCGTATTCATCGCACAGGTCGTACCACATCGGAACATTCGGATAATGACTGGTGCGGACGGCGTTGATGTTGTACTGCTTCATCAGGCAGATGTCCTGAATCATCGATTCCCGGCTGACGGTGTGTCCCGTATCCGGGTCGTGTTCGTGCCGGTTGACTCCTTTCAGGTACACATATTTGCCGTTGACCAGCAGCACGCCGTCTTTGATTTCCACCTTGCGGAAGCCCACATTGCATCCGACGGCCTCTTTGCCCAGGGTAAGAACCAAACGGTACAGATGCGGCGTTTCCGCCGTCCATTTGAGGGGATTTTTCACGTCGGCCCGCATTTCGAGGGCAATTTCCTCGCCGGCGCCGATTCGTTTCGGGGCGGCGGCGGGCTTGAGCGAAGCAATGACTCGGCCGCTTTTATCAAACAGCGTTCCCTCCAGCTTCGGCAGGGCGGCGGGGACCGGACCATCGTTGCTCACATCGACCGTTACGCTCAAAACAGCATCCCGGTAATCGCTGTCCAGGTCGGTCTTGACAAAAAAGTCGCGAATTCGGACGGCCGGTGCGGAATACAAATACACATCCCGGAAGATGCCGCTGAGCCGCCAGAAATCCTGGTCTTCCAGATAGGAGCCGTCGGAGAAGCGGTACACTTCAACAGCCAGAAT carries:
- a CDS encoding glycoside hydrolase family 2 TIM barrel-domain containing protein, with the protein product MEPIARIRNLAMFSLFLSAGVLAEEAVPDWENAAVFRINKEPARATFIPFETVEQARTLERAKSPFYRSLNGYWKFHWSPDPQSRPADFYKPEFSVSSWKEIPVPSNWQMHGYDVPIYTNVTYPFHKDPPRVMGTPPEHFTTFKTRNPVGSYRTTFPVPLQWKDREVFIVFDGVESAFYLWINGQKVGYSQDSRTPAEFRITPYLKSGDNILAVEVYRFSDGSYLEDQDFWRLSGIFRDVYLYSAPAVRIRDFFVKTDLDSDYRDAVLSVTVDVSNDGPVPAALPKLEGTLFDKSGRVIASLKPAAAPKRIGAGEEIALEMRADVKNPLKWTAETPHLYRLVLTLGKEAVGCNVGFRKVEIKDGVLLVNGKYVYLKGVNRHEHDPDTGHTVSRESMIQDICLMKQYNINAVRTSHYPNVPMWYDLCDEYGLYVVDEANIESHALMNYSNLFDSLGNDPMWKEAHLDRTKNMVERDKNHPCIIIWSLGNEAGDGANFEATSDWIRRRDPSRPVQYEPARERPLTDIVCPMYARIHQIEAYAKRKDIYRPLILCEYSHAMGNSCGNLADYWVVIEKYRALQGGFIWDWVDQGLRKKDPATGRLFWAYGGDFGDQPNDGNFCCNGLVQPDRKPNPHLYEVKKVYQNVAVQPIDLNRGLVEIENKYVFTNLKDLLEADWELTENGAVIARGSLGRQDIPPGRRKQLFIPLPSYKWSPFCEYHLTVSFRLADDQPWAKRGHLLAWEQMELRKRENPAPLPQPNPQRKAPAVTETQEVVRVQGDTFTAVFSKSLGALVSYKIKDQEMLTEPLVPNFWRVPTDNDNGNRMPRRLRVWKTAAQDPKVDSVEVETLRDGQIQVRFALTLKAGNSKLDLRYLVYSGGEILVENHFAGKGDLPEMPRFGMQMKIPNRFALLRWYGRGPHESYWDRLTGAAVGIYEEIVTDPKHMYIRPQEYGNKTDVRWMTLTDRNGHGLKITGLPLLYVSAWPWSMEDLENAKHPHELPDRDFLTVNIDYKQMGVGGDDSWGAQPHAQYTLPAKDKEYGYSFLIEPIVP